The Desulfovibrio sp. Fe33 genome includes a window with the following:
- a CDS encoding methyl-accepting chemotaxis protein, giving the protein MSIKYKILLPSAALVLLIGCIGVYLLTGRFGELRTSFAEMLVGNAAKTLTLNTEDAALRAQEEAALFGRMPAVIRAFSLAHQGNVDDESDPVVQSAREALRAELGPVLDGYEAALGEKLRLHFHLPNGRSLARMWRDKQAKRNGKWVDVSDDISSFRKTVLDVNRDGRPRRGIEPGRSGFAIRGLVAVKDESGRQLGSVEVLKSYEDVFKLFEGEAGSFYTLYMDASLLSTTTNLQDPKKYPLVGKSFVRVAGKENADLDAGVTADLLHKAAGGRFVTLVGNYAVVYLPVEDYQGQPIGVITLARDISVQNAILDSAVVLVLVLFGLAVLLPLLSLLGVMRYAVFRPLEKIRALSERVARGDLSQGEAVTSRDEIGSIHRSVSRIPVTLTELIDDCEAAAREVAHGVVRSRGDASRYEGAYAQLIQSMNRVADTYTATFDSFPFPIFTVDRDHNLLFVNRNASEIAGREMSELLGKPCSEVFNTDICRTKDCVCTRAMQVMERVVGSTRGKLTSGEVDIKGYASPLRDGNNRVVGALEVIVDQTDILDSQRKMQRVADQAGLLSERMTSASEQLSVSVEESRDGAEEQSARATETATAMEEMNATVLEVARNANEAALNAEQAEGQAMAGHDVVTKVVASVNEVSELASRLKANMGELGGQVDDIGRVMTVINDIADQTNLLALNAAIEAARAGDAGRGFAVVADEVRKLAEKTMVATTEVGSAIGAIQTMSQRNVAETDKVAQVLDTCTSLAEEAGQSLAEIVEFSRGSARQVQGIATAAEEQSATSEQITRATEEMHRISENTSRAMTQSAQACHELNAIAQELDGLIGELGSA; this is encoded by the coding sequence ATGAGTATCAAGTACAAGATTTTGTTGCCTTCGGCAGCTCTGGTGCTGCTGATAGGCTGCATAGGGGTTTATCTGCTGACTGGGCGGTTCGGTGAGTTGCGGACATCCTTCGCCGAGATGCTTGTGGGTAATGCGGCCAAGACCCTGACGTTAAACACTGAGGATGCGGCGCTTCGGGCTCAGGAAGAAGCCGCCCTGTTCGGCAGGATGCCTGCCGTGATCCGGGCTTTTTCCTTGGCGCATCAGGGGAATGTCGACGATGAAAGCGACCCGGTCGTGCAGAGCGCCCGCGAGGCCCTGCGAGCCGAACTCGGGCCTGTGCTCGACGGGTATGAGGCCGCGCTTGGCGAAAAGTTGAGGCTCCACTTCCATTTGCCCAATGGGCGCAGCCTGGCGCGCATGTGGCGTGACAAGCAGGCCAAGCGCAACGGCAAGTGGGTGGACGTTTCGGATGATATCTCCAGCTTCCGCAAGACGGTTCTGGACGTGAACCGGGACGGCAGGCCCCGGCGGGGCATAGAGCCCGGCCGCAGCGGTTTCGCCATCCGCGGATTGGTGGCGGTCAAGGACGAATCGGGCAGGCAGCTTGGTTCCGTCGAGGTCCTCAAGAGCTACGAGGATGTCTTCAAGCTTTTCGAGGGCGAGGCGGGCAGCTTCTATACATTATATATGGACGCCTCCCTGCTTTCGACCACCACCAACCTTCAGGATCCGAAAAAATATCCCCTGGTCGGCAAATCCTTTGTCCGCGTGGCGGGCAAGGAAAACGCCGATCTGGACGCCGGAGTCACGGCGGACCTGTTGCATAAGGCCGCGGGCGGGCGGTTCGTCACCCTCGTGGGGAACTATGCCGTGGTTTACCTGCCGGTGGAGGATTATCAAGGGCAGCCTATCGGAGTGATTACCCTGGCCCGCGATATTTCCGTGCAGAACGCCATTCTGGACAGTGCAGTGGTCCTGGTCCTGGTTCTTTTCGGCCTGGCCGTGCTCCTGCCCTTGCTTTCTCTGCTCGGAGTCATGCGCTACGCCGTTTTCCGGCCTTTGGAAAAAATCCGGGCCCTGTCCGAGCGGGTGGCCAGGGGAGATCTGAGTCAAGGCGAAGCCGTGACAAGCCGCGACGAGATCGGTTCCATTCATCGCTCCGTCAGCCGAATTCCGGTGACCCTCACCGAGCTTATCGACGACTGCGAGGCCGCCGCCCGCGAGGTGGCGCACGGCGTTGTTCGGTCCCGGGGTGACGCCAGCCGTTACGAGGGAGCCTATGCTCAGCTTATTCAGAGCATGAACCGCGTGGCCGACACTTATACGGCGACCTTTGACTCTTTCCCGTTCCCGATTTTCACTGTTGACCGCGACCATAATCTGCTTTTCGTCAACCGCAACGCCAGCGAGATCGCGGGGCGGGAGATGAGCGAGCTGTTGGGCAAGCCGTGCAGCGAGGTGTTCAATACCGACATTTGCCGGACAAAGGACTGCGTCTGCACCCGGGCCATGCAGGTCATGGAGCGGGTCGTGGGCTCCACCCGGGGCAAACTGACGTCGGGGGAGGTGGATATCAAGGGATACGCCAGCCCTCTTCGCGACGGGAACAACAGGGTTGTGGGCGCGCTTGAGGTCATCGTTGACCAGACGGACATTCTCGATTCCCAGCGCAAGATGCAGCGCGTGGCCGATCAGGCCGGCTTGCTGTCCGAGCGCATGACATCCGCTTCGGAACAGCTTTCCGTGAGCGTGGAGGAATCCCGCGACGGCGCCGAGGAACAGAGCGCCCGCGCCACCGAAACCGCGACGGCCATGGAGGAAATGAACGCCACGGTTCTGGAGGTGGCGCGCAACGCCAACGAGGCCGCCTTGAACGCGGAGCAGGCCGAGGGCCAGGCCATGGCCGGGCACGACGTCGTGACCAAGGTGGTCGCCTCGGTCAACGAGGTCAGCGAGCTGGCTTCCAGGCTCAAGGCCAACATGGGCGAGCTCGGCGGCCAGGTGGACGATATCGGCCGGGTCATGACCGTCATCAACGACATCGCCGACCAGACGAACCTCCTGGCGCTCAATGCGGCCATCGAGGCGGCCAGGGCGGGCGATGCCGGGCGCGGATTCGCCGTGGTTGCCGACGAGGTCAGGAAGCTGGCCGAGAAGACGATGGTGGCCACCACCGAGGTGGGCAGCGCCATCGGAGCGATCCAGACCATGTCCCAGCGAAACGTCGCCGAAACCGACAAAGTGGCGCAAGTGCTCGATACCTGCACATCCCTGGCCGAGGAGGCCGGTCAGTCCCTGGCCGAGATCGTCGAATTCTCGCGCGGTTCCGCCCGCCAGGTGCAGGGTATCGCCACGGCTGCGGAAGAGCAGTCGGCCACATCGGAACAGATAACCAGGGCCACAGAGGAGATGCATCGCATTTCCGAGAACACCAGCCGGGCCATGACGCAGTCGGCGCAGGCCTGCCATGAATTGAACGCCATCGCCCAGGAGCTCGACGGGCTCATCGGCGAACTCGGTTCCGCCTAG
- a CDS encoding RNA polymerase sigma factor, with protein sequence MDDTEVIERILDGDRDAFALLLKRHESLVSRLVAAHVPAEQAAEVAHEAFIRAFKGLHRYRPVKPFRNWLTIVTLRCCKDFWRRTYRNKEAPVCELSEDGQRWLDTALAAKSSEEFESLARRRELGEILEAVLAMLSPLDRMVLTLSYLEERPTRETAEMLGISVPNVKVRAFRAKRKLKGFLKRYGIQGEEHEA encoded by the coding sequence ATGGACGACACAGAAGTCATCGAGCGGATTCTCGATGGCGACCGGGACGCCTTCGCGCTCCTGCTCAAGCGGCACGAGAGCCTTGTCTCCCGGCTGGTGGCCGCGCATGTGCCCGCCGAGCAGGCGGCCGAAGTTGCCCATGAGGCGTTTATCCGGGCCTTCAAGGGGCTGCACAGGTACCGCCCCGTAAAGCCGTTCCGCAACTGGCTGACCATTGTGACCCTGCGCTGCTGCAAGGATTTCTGGCGCAGAACGTACCGAAACAAGGAAGCTCCGGTATGCGAATTGAGTGAGGACGGGCAACGCTGGCTGGACACCGCCCTTGCCGCGAAATCCAGTGAGGAGTTCGAATCCCTGGCTCGGAGGCGAGAACTCGGAGAAATCCTGGAAGCGGTCCTGGCCATGCTTTCGCCCCTGGACAGAATGGTCCTGACCTTAAGCTATTTGGAGGAACGGCCGACCAGGGAAACGGCCGAGATGCTCGGCATCAGCGTGCCCAACGTCAAGGTGCGCGCCTTCCGGGCCAAACGTAAACTCAAGGGCTTTCTCAAACGCTACGGCATCCAAGGAGAGGAGCATGAAGCGTAA
- a CDS encoding PEGA domain-containing protein encodes MVRTAAALSALACLLLVSACGVPKQRIAVSTDPLGATVYADGGKACASTPCSVSLDKQSDHLLTIVKDGYEQEEIVIRRRFKPDRAIRDGVISGIIKGADPQDVASETAREVDEQERSGEAYELDPPIVTIKLTPAGAGI; translated from the coding sequence ATGGTTCGAACGGCCGCCGCCCTGAGCGCCCTCGCCTGCCTGTTGCTGGTCTCCGCCTGCGGCGTTCCCAAGCAAAGAATCGCCGTATCCACCGATCCGCTGGGCGCAACCGTGTACGCGGACGGCGGGAAGGCGTGCGCATCGACACCCTGCTCGGTCAGCCTGGACAAGCAGTCCGACCACCTCCTGACCATCGTCAAGGACGGGTACGAGCAGGAAGAGATCGTGATCCGCCGCCGTTTCAAACCGGACCGGGCCATTCGGGACGGGGTCATCTCCGGAATCATCAAGGGCGCGGACCCTCAGGACGTCGCCTCGGAAACGGCCCGGGAGGTGGACGAGCAGGAACGCAGCGGCGAGGCCTACGAACTCGACCCGCCCATCGTGACCATCAAACTGACGCCTGCGGGCGCGGGAATCTGA
- a CDS encoding TIGR00341 family protein: protein MALRVIEVVTPRSDKDEVKKSLEERQPDEGYVFWASPLDDGESLSFRVVLDMEETEDVLDRLERLFAWTAKYRIVVYPAEATLPRLDKLALEEGREKDPFGDNGNPRNGRISREELYADVLDTTLLSRYYVLLVLLSTLVGVIGLLRDNVAIIIGAMVLAPLLGPNVGLALATTLGDARLSRESLKTLAVGVVLCLALSASAGLLLGVPELTPELAARSETSYSDIILAMVSGAAGIISVTLGVPTSLVGVMVALSLLPPLIACGLFLGAGLLPQAGGAGLLFAVNVICLNLAGVGTFLAQGIRPLSWYEKERAQKATLRAALIWTALLAVLVGLMFLRAR from the coding sequence ATGGCGTTGCGGGTGATCGAAGTCGTCACGCCCCGTTCGGACAAGGACGAGGTCAAGAAGTCCCTGGAGGAGCGGCAGCCGGACGAGGGGTACGTATTCTGGGCCTCGCCCCTGGACGACGGGGAGTCCCTGTCCTTCCGCGTGGTCCTCGATATGGAGGAGACCGAGGACGTCCTGGACAGGCTGGAACGGCTCTTCGCCTGGACCGCCAAGTATCGCATCGTGGTGTATCCGGCCGAAGCGACGTTGCCCAGGCTCGACAAGCTGGCCCTGGAAGAGGGGCGGGAGAAGGACCCATTCGGCGACAACGGTAACCCCCGCAACGGTCGCATCAGCCGCGAGGAGTTGTATGCCGACGTTCTGGATACGACCCTTCTTTCAAGATATTATGTCCTGCTCGTGCTGCTTTCCACTCTGGTGGGCGTCATCGGCCTGTTGCGGGACAATGTGGCCATCATCATAGGGGCCATGGTTCTCGCCCCGTTGCTCGGTCCCAATGTGGGGCTGGCCCTGGCCACCACCCTCGGCGACGCCCGGCTCAGCCGGGAGTCCCTCAAGACGCTGGCCGTCGGTGTGGTTCTCTGCCTCGCCCTGTCGGCGTCCGCAGGGCTGCTCCTGGGCGTTCCCGAGCTGACTCCCGAGCTGGCCGCCCGCAGCGAGACCTCTTATTCGGATATCATTCTGGCGATGGTTTCCGGCGCGGCGGGCATCATTTCCGTCACTCTGGGTGTGCCCACTTCGCTCGTCGGGGTCATGGTCGCCTTGTCTCTGCTTCCTCCGCTCATCGCCTGCGGCCTGTTCCTGGGGGCTGGTTTGTTGCCCCAAGCGGGCGGAGCAGGGCTGCTCTTCGCGGTCAACGTCATTTGTCTCAACCTGGCCGGAGTCGGCACCTTCCTGGCCCAAGGCATCCGCCCCCTGTCCTGGTACGAGAAGGAACGCGCCCAAAAGGCCACCCTGCGCGCGGCCCTCATCTGGACCGCGCTCCTGGCCGTGCTCGTTGGGTTGATGTTCCTCAGGGCGCGATAA
- the ahcY gene encoding adenosylhomocysteinase has product MSKNVMPVDPECEIKVADMSLAEWGRMEMQLSEREMPGLMAIIEKYGKEKPLKGMKVTGSLHMTIQTAMLIKCLYELGADIRWASCNIFSTQDHAAAAIADSGMAKVFAWKGETLEEYWWCTEQALTWPDGSGPDLIVDDGGDATLFIHQGVKVEADPSLADKEYDVHEFQIIMDRLAASVKANPTKWTEIAKKVRGVSEETTTGVHRLYEMQRAGELLFPAINVNDSVTKSKFDNLYGCRESLADGIKRATDVMVAGKVVVVVGYGDVGKGCAQSMRGFGARVLITEIDPICALQAAMEGYEVTTMDDAASRGDIFVTCTGNYHVVTGEHMERMKDEAILCNIGHFDSEIEMIYLEKNPACTKKTVKPQVDKWTMESGRSIIILAEGRLVNLGCATGHPSFVMSNSFTNQALAQIDLAKNDYEPKVMILPKKLDEEVARLHLARLGVKLEKLTKAQADYIGVDVEGPYKPDHYRY; this is encoded by the coding sequence ATGTCCAAGAACGTCATGCCCGTCGATCCCGAATGCGAGATCAAAGTGGCCGACATGTCGCTGGCCGAATGGGGCCGCATGGAAATGCAGCTCTCCGAGCGCGAGATGCCGGGCCTCATGGCCATCATCGAGAAGTACGGCAAGGAAAAGCCGCTCAAGGGAATGAAAGTCACGGGATCCCTGCACATGACCATCCAGACCGCCATGCTCATCAAGTGCCTGTATGAGCTGGGCGCGGATATCCGCTGGGCGTCCTGCAACATCTTTTCCACCCAGGATCACGCCGCCGCGGCCATCGCGGATTCCGGCATGGCCAAGGTCTTCGCCTGGAAGGGTGAAACCCTTGAAGAATACTGGTGGTGCACCGAGCAGGCCCTGACCTGGCCCGACGGCTCCGGCCCGGACCTCATCGTGGACGACGGCGGCGACGCCACCCTGTTCATCCACCAGGGCGTCAAGGTCGAGGCCGATCCGTCCCTGGCGGACAAGGAATACGACGTCCACGAGTTCCAGATCATCATGGACCGCCTGGCCGCTTCGGTCAAAGCCAACCCCACCAAGTGGACCGAGATCGCCAAGAAGGTGCGCGGCGTTTCCGAGGAGACCACCACCGGCGTGCATCGTCTCTATGAGATGCAGCGCGCCGGCGAGCTGCTGTTCCCGGCCATCAACGTCAACGACTCCGTGACCAAGTCCAAGTTCGACAACCTCTACGGCTGCCGCGAGTCCCTGGCTGACGGCATCAAGCGCGCCACCGACGTCATGGTCGCGGGCAAGGTCGTGGTCGTGGTCGGTTACGGCGACGTGGGCAAGGGCTGCGCCCAGTCCATGCGCGGCTTCGGCGCCCGCGTTCTCATTACCGAGATCGACCCCATCTGCGCGCTCCAGGCCGCCATGGAGGGTTACGAAGTGACCACCATGGACGACGCCGCTTCCCGCGGCGACATCTTCGTCACCTGCACCGGCAACTATCACGTCGTCACCGGCGAGCACATGGAACGGATGAAGGACGAGGCCATTCTTTGCAACATCGGACACTTCGACTCCGAGATCGAGATGATCTACCTGGAGAAGAATCCGGCCTGCACCAAGAAGACCGTCAAGCCGCAGGTGGACAAGTGGACCATGGAGTCCGGCCGTTCCATCATCATCCTGGCCGAAGGCCGACTGGTCAACCTCGGCTGCGCCACCGGCCATCCGAGCTTCGTCATGTCCAACTCCTTCACCAACCAGGCCCTGGCCCAGATCGATCTGGCCAAGAACGACTACGAGCCCAAGGTCATGATCCTGCCCAAGAAGCTCGACGAGGAAGTGGCCCGTCTCCATCTGGCCCGCCTCGGCGTCAAGCTCGAAAAGCTCACCAAGGCGCAGGCGGATTACATCGGCGTGGATGTCGAGGGCCCCTACAAGCCCGATCATTACCGCTACTAA
- a CDS encoding DUF721 domain-containing protein — protein sequence MVYRRTTDRPKRLNKAKSVSDALPRFLNGLDRSGGRDLVRLWRSWDELLGDVAQMARPLGHRGGRLVLAADDPIVMQEAHYLGPMILERVNGFLGKEVFDKVVFELLNGRVPLDGEVRPEAPEPPRKLKKPETLGSLNDKLDPDSPVGKCYRAYQRLFDDS from the coding sequence ATGGTATATCGGCGTACTACCGACCGGCCCAAACGGCTGAACAAGGCCAAGAGCGTGAGCGACGCCCTGCCCCGCTTCCTGAACGGACTGGACAGGAGCGGCGGGCGCGACCTGGTCCGCCTGTGGCGGTCCTGGGACGAACTCCTCGGCGACGTGGCCCAGATGGCCCGGCCGCTGGGGCATCGGGGCGGACGGCTTGTCCTGGCGGCCGACGATCCCATCGTCATGCAGGAGGCCCACTACCTCGGCCCGATGATCCTTGAACGGGTAAATGGATTTTTAGGCAAAGAAGTCTTTGACAAAGTGGTGTTCGAGTTGCTAAACGGCAGAGTTCCTTTGGACGGAGAAGTCCGGCCGGAGGCCCCTGAGCCTCCGAGGAAACTTAAAAAACCTGAGACGTTAGGCAGCCTGAATGATAAGCTGGACCCGGATTCGCCGGTTGGCAAATGTTACCGGGCCTATCAGCGATTGTTTGACGACTCGTAA
- a CDS encoding discoidin domain-containing protein: MGLLWTCPAFALNVNVAVSSFKVDLGLAYLPERLMDGDPSTAWAGGSISSGEGQWMEFSFDMPVRVTGLGVYNGNQGEGQFEKFRRIRSGRIVYPDGSEFPFWLRDEKGEQVIRCPGRPFKSIRIVVDSVFPQGVPLARMKLAVSEVKLYLTLMTAPESDAATGEAFVPQVPPADMSNPVPSEMQALLRDFYVKQASLDDDYRFLFAPHVRDKFDFQFEVFKEIQRQRGTFSMFRAARVDPSGLGFELVYMDRDVAEIRVFGTYRVQVGKLDTNLEEDSVFVLMKGTEGWKIYELDGQEDSF; the protein is encoded by the coding sequence ATGGGGCTTCTTTGGACCTGCCCCGCGTTCGCCCTGAACGTGAACGTGGCCGTATCCAGCTTCAAGGTGGACCTCGGGCTTGCGTATTTGCCCGAAAGGCTGATGGACGGCGACCCTTCCACGGCTTGGGCCGGAGGAAGCATATCCTCGGGCGAAGGGCAGTGGATGGAGTTCTCTTTCGACATGCCGGTGCGGGTCACGGGTCTGGGCGTGTACAACGGCAATCAGGGCGAGGGGCAGTTCGAAAAGTTCCGGCGCATCCGTTCGGGGAGAATCGTCTACCCCGACGGCTCGGAGTTCCCATTTTGGTTGCGCGATGAAAAAGGCGAACAGGTGATCCGTTGCCCGGGCAGGCCGTTCAAGTCCATTCGGATCGTGGTGGATTCCGTGTTCCCCCAGGGCGTGCCTCTGGCGCGCATGAAGCTGGCCGTGTCCGAGGTCAAGCTGTACCTGACGCTGATGACCGCGCCGGAGAGCGATGCCGCGACGGGGGAAGCGTTTGTGCCCCAGGTCCCTCCGGCGGACATGTCCAATCCGGTGCCTTCGGAGATGCAGGCGTTGCTCAGGGATTTCTACGTCAAGCAAGCGTCTCTGGACGACGACTACCGGTTTTTGTTCGCGCCGCACGTACGCGACAAGTTCGATTTCCAGTTCGAGGTGTTCAAGGAAATCCAACGGCAGCGCGGGACGTTCAGCATGTTCAGGGCGGCCAGGGTTGACCCGTCCGGGCTTGGTTTCGAACTGGTCTACATGGACAGGGACGTGGCCGAAATCCGGGTCTTCGGGACCTACCGGGTTCAGGTTGGCAAGCTCGACACGAACCTGGAAGAGGATTCCGTCTTCGTGCTTATGAAGGGAACGGAAGGCTGGAAGATTTACGAACTGGACGGACAGGAAGACAGTTTCTAA
- a CDS encoding universal stress protein: protein MFNKILLAATPQIDTRTAPKAAFDLARSRNAEVILFHTLPLDRDNWCSFDDPAIREELLASTKAKIAAYYEKDLEGVRHSIRVATGVAHEQMLRIIHDERVDLIVMGHHTNPAPRGDRMWGLVDTTIRKVCANVFCPVMVVTNPMPDGADIKRIIMATDFSTPSDSALCYAVHMAASFNAHLDIFHVLDVGQTKPNPEYYMQSMDVFIDKALNRMRSRYAKALDGISHEFHCWEGLPYVEILKHARQQNADMVVMAQYSSSEDHAKPSVGSTTIQVALSPGCPAVLVNYRVRTCI, encoded by the coding sequence ATGTTCAATAAGATACTGTTGGCGGCGACTCCCCAGATCGACACCCGGACCGCGCCCAAGGCGGCCTTCGACCTGGCCCGGTCGCGAAATGCGGAAGTGATCCTGTTCCATACGCTGCCCCTGGACCGCGACAACTGGTGCTCCTTCGACGACCCGGCGATCCGCGAAGAGCTGCTGGCATCAACCAAGGCCAAGATCGCGGCGTATTACGAAAAGGATCTCGAAGGCGTCCGGCATTCCATACGGGTGGCGACGGGCGTCGCACACGAGCAAATGCTGCGGATTATCCATGACGAAAGAGTCGACCTCATCGTCATGGGTCATCACACCAACCCGGCGCCCCGTGGCGACCGCATGTGGGGACTGGTGGACACGACCATCCGCAAGGTCTGCGCAAACGTGTTCTGCCCGGTCATGGTGGTGACCAATCCCATGCCCGACGGAGCCGACATCAAGCGCATCATCATGGCCACGGACTTCTCCACCCCCTCGGACTCCGCCCTGTGCTACGCCGTCCACATGGCGGCCTCCTTCAATGCGCACCTGGACATCTTCCATGTGCTCGACGTTGGACAGACCAAGCCCAACCCGGAATACTATATGCAGTCCATGGACGTCTTCATCGACAAGGCCCTGAACCGTATGCGTTCCCGCTACGCCAAGGCCTTGGACGGTATCAGTCACGAATTCCACTGCTGGGAGGGACTGCCGTACGTGGAAATTCTCAAGCACGCCCGCCAACAGAATGCGGACATGGTCGTTATGGCCCAATACTCGTCGAGCGAGGACCACGCAAAGCCCTCGGTGGGGTCCACCACCATCCAAGTGGCGCTTTCCCCGGGCTGCCCGGCCGTTCTCGTCAACTACCGCGTGCGCACATGCATTTAG
- a CDS encoding ArsR/SmtB family transcription factor, whose product MEIIKYCKALSDETRARLVNVLMECELNVGEIVQVMEMGQSRISRHLKILSESGLVDVRREGLWAFYRANEDGQGRAFLNGVRELMSGEPELERDRNRAEKVILERTAATRQFFDDIAPEWDRMTAEVLGDLDLGREIQARLPECDCAADIGCGTGDMLEILSRSSRSVIGVDNSPKMLELAEERFSGNGSMSLRIGEMTHLPLRDWEADCTVMSLVLHHLAMPLDAIREAGRVLKVGGRLIIAEFDQHENELMRTEYGDRRLGIPRESMCSWLEEARFDVRSVTEFEVNMGLVVVLYEAEKR is encoded by the coding sequence ATGGAAATAATAAAGTATTGCAAAGCGTTGTCGGATGAAACCCGTGCGCGGCTGGTCAATGTCCTGATGGAGTGCGAGCTCAACGTAGGTGAGATCGTCCAGGTCATGGAGATGGGGCAGTCGCGGATTTCGCGGCATCTCAAGATATTGTCCGAGTCGGGGCTGGTGGACGTGCGCCGGGAAGGGCTTTGGGCCTTTTACCGGGCGAACGAGGACGGCCAGGGCCGGGCGTTTCTGAACGGCGTGCGCGAGCTCATGTCCGGCGAGCCGGAGCTTGAGCGGGACCGCAACCGCGCTGAAAAGGTAATCCTCGAGCGCACGGCGGCCACCCGGCAGTTCTTCGACGACATCGCGCCCGAATGGGACCGCATGACCGCCGAGGTCCTGGGCGATCTGGACCTGGGCCGCGAGATTCAGGCCCGGCTGCCCGAATGCGACTGCGCCGCGGACATCGGCTGCGGCACCGGCGACATGCTTGAAATTCTGTCCCGCTCGTCGCGTTCCGTCATCGGCGTGGACAACTCGCCCAAGATGCTGGAGCTGGCCGAGGAGCGCTTCTCGGGCAACGGCAGCATGAGCCTGCGCATCGGCGAGATGACGCACCTGCCCCTTCGCGACTGGGAGGCGGACTGTACGGTCATGTCCCTGGTGCTGCACCATCTGGCCATGCCGCTGGACGCCATCCGCGAGGCGGGGAGGGTGCTCAAGGTCGGCGGCAGGCTGATTATCGCCGAATTCGACCAGCACGAAAACGAGCTCATGCGCACCGAGTACGGCGACCGCAGGCTCGGCATTCCCCGTGAAAGCATGTGCAGCTGGCTTGAGGAAGCCCGCTTCGACGTCCGCTCCGTTACTGAATTTGAGGTCAACATGGGCCTCGTCGTAGTCCTTTACGAGGCTGAAAAACGATAA
- a CDS encoding molybdopterin molybdotransferase MoeA gives MQHGFFTIIPRIEFETLLRGFPALAAETVDLAHATGRVLADDLIAPHDWPLLDRSCMDGYAVNARDAFGAGESNPGYLECVAALPIDKLPDIVLNPGECARIATGGVLPEGADAVVMVEHTQAMQDGHEGGTIEIRKSVAPFDNVMQRGEDARKDAVALPAGTPLRPQEVGLAAALGFEKLSLRKRPRVGILSTGDELIPVSRTPEPGQVRDVNTHTVAALVEQAGGIPAPYGIIKDDLESLSRALETALAENDAVLLSGGSSIGVRDLTVQAIEAMDDAEILAHGVAISPGKPTILGHVNGKPVLGLPGQVTSALVVVHVLILPLIRHLQGDPSAFSRSRRCLRKAKLARNVASKPGREDYVRIRLEERDGELPLAHPVLGKSGLLRTIVQAHGLATIPAESEGLYADDLIDVWIV, from the coding sequence ATGCAACACGGATTCTTCACCATTATCCCGCGCATCGAATTCGAGACGCTGCTGCGAGGCTTCCCCGCGCTCGCGGCCGAGACCGTAGACCTTGCCCACGCGACGGGGCGCGTCCTGGCCGACGATCTGATCGCGCCGCACGACTGGCCCCTGCTCGACCGCTCGTGCATGGACGGCTACGCGGTGAACGCCCGCGATGCGTTCGGGGCCGGAGAGTCCAACCCGGGCTACCTGGAATGCGTGGCCGCCTTGCCTATCGACAAGTTGCCGGACATCGTCCTCAATCCCGGGGAATGCGCGCGCATCGCCACGGGCGGCGTGCTGCCCGAGGGCGCGGACGCCGTGGTCATGGTCGAGCACACCCAGGCCATGCAGGACGGGCACGAGGGCGGAACCATTGAAATCAGGAAGAGCGTCGCTCCATTCGACAACGTCATGCAGCGGGGCGAAGACGCCCGCAAGGATGCCGTCGCCCTGCCCGCGGGAACGCCCCTGCGCCCGCAGGAAGTCGGCCTCGCAGCGGCCCTGGGCTTTGAAAAGCTTTCCCTGCGCAAACGCCCCAGGGTGGGCATCCTGTCAACGGGCGACGAACTGATTCCCGTGAGCCGGACTCCGGAACCGGGCCAGGTGCGCGATGTGAACACCCACACCGTGGCCGCCCTTGTGGAACAGGCGGGCGGCATTCCCGCGCCCTACGGCATCATCAAGGATGACCTGGAAAGCCTGAGCCGCGCCCTGGAAACGGCCCTGGCCGAAAACGACGCGGTTCTTCTGTCCGGGGGAAGCTCCATCGGCGTACGGGATTTGACGGTCCAGGCCATCGAGGCCATGGACGATGCCGAAATACTGGCCCACGGGGTGGCCATAAGCCCCGGCAAGCCGACCATTCTCGGCCACGTGAACGGCAAGCCCGTGCTGGGACTGCCCGGCCAAGTGACATCGGCCCTGGTGGTGGTCCACGTCCTGATCCTGCCGCTCATCCGCCACCTTCAGGGCGATCCGAGCGCCTTTTCCCGTTCCAGGCGTTGCCTGCGCAAGGCGAAACTCGCCCGCAACGTGGCCTCCAAGCCGGGCCGCGAGGACTATGTGCGCATCAGACTGGAAGAACGCGACGGCGAACTTCCCCTGGCACACCCCGTGCTCGGCAAGTCGGGCCTTCTGCGGACCATTGTCCAGGCCCATGGCCTCGCCACGATCCCGGCCGAGTCCGAAGGCCTCTACGCCGATGATTTGATTGATGTATGGATTGTCTAA